The proteins below come from a single Streptosporangiales bacterium genomic window:
- a CDS encoding aminotransferase class I/II-fold pyridoxal phosphate-dependent enzyme, whose amino-acid sequence MTIEIARRPLRVDRLQLPERADQIGMSVGEAERAFEIFADGQQLLNLTYADTKRYPPPSWVVPDFVRAAEGGAEAYTPYRGSRIVRADVADSITRFLGIAIDPDTDLALTPGTQAGLFGAVSALVEEGDRVALLDPEYLSTERMLRFCGAEVVHVALELTPQGPVVDLDALESAARAGLRLLVLSHPNNPTGAVYDDATVRRIGEIALAHDVVVLVDQLYSRLVYDGRPFHHLTALPGMRERTITLLGPSKTEQMSGFRVGCVVAPPEVLNRIEDVQSITAIRAPAYAQHILRRWLREDTEFLEQRIEEYQAVRDMAYERLSALDMVEIHRAQGTSYMFPSVKALGRSDQDVARILLEQARVIVNPGYQFGPRGVGSFRICFAQEESVWSVTLDRIADTLTGIAEGRL is encoded by the coding sequence ATGACCATCGAGATCGCGCGACGCCCGCTCCGCGTCGATCGCCTGCAGCTGCCCGAACGAGCCGACCAGATCGGCATGTCGGTGGGCGAAGCCGAGCGAGCGTTCGAGATCTTCGCCGACGGTCAGCAGCTGCTGAACCTCACGTACGCCGACACCAAGCGCTACCCGCCGCCGTCGTGGGTCGTCCCCGACTTCGTCCGGGCGGCCGAGGGCGGCGCCGAGGCCTACACGCCCTACCGCGGCAGCAGGATCGTCCGCGCCGACGTGGCCGACTCGATCACGCGCTTCCTCGGCATCGCGATCGACCCGGACACCGACCTGGCGCTGACACCAGGCACCCAGGCCGGACTGTTCGGCGCCGTCTCCGCGCTGGTCGAGGAGGGCGACCGGGTCGCACTCCTCGACCCCGAGTACCTCTCGACGGAGCGGATGCTGCGCTTCTGCGGCGCCGAGGTCGTCCACGTCGCGCTCGAGCTGACCCCGCAGGGGCCCGTCGTCGACCTCGACGCCCTGGAGTCGGCGGCCCGGGCCGGGCTGCGCCTGCTCGTGCTCTCGCACCCCAACAACCCGACCGGCGCCGTCTACGACGACGCCACGGTGCGCAGGATCGGCGAGATCGCGCTCGCACACGACGTCGTCGTCCTCGTCGACCAGCTCTACTCGCGACTCGTCTACGACGGCCGCCCGTTCCACCACCTGACCGCGCTCCCCGGCATGAGGGAGCGCACGATCACGCTGCTCGGCCCGTCGAAGACGGAGCAGATGTCCGGCTTCCGGGTGGGCTGCGTCGTCGCGCCACCCGAGGTGCTGAACCGGATCGAGGACGTCCAGTCGATCACCGCGATCCGCGCTCCCGCCTACGCGCAGCACATCCTGCGCCGCTGGCTCCGCGAGGACACCGAGTTCCTCGAGCAGCGCATCGAGGAGTACCAGGCGGTCCGCGACATGGCGTACGAACGGCTGAGCGCGCTCGACATGGTGGAGATCCACCGCGCCCAGGGCACGTCGTACATGTTCCCCAGCGTGAAGGCACTCGGCCGCTCCGACCAGGACGTCGCACGGATCCTGCTGGAGCAGGCGCGCGTGATCGTCAACCCCGGCTACCAGTTCGGTCCCCGTGGCGTCGGATCGTTTCGCATCTGCTTCGCCCAGGAGGAGAGCGTGTGGTCGGTGACCCTCGACCGCATCGCCGACACCCTGACCGGCATCGCCGAAGGCCGCCTCTGA
- a CDS encoding M20/M25/M40 family metallo-hydrolase codes for MPNRRKAVPVNTTRSRVDALRDFVADRREEMVDLLRTLVDIESPTDHPKGTTEVATLLGERLADLSFDVRRLPSERYGEHLVADGGDADGSRLFAVGHVDTVFPLGTGWGFSIDGPRAYGPGVIDMKSGDVALVYALRALHETGGIPLPVRMFYNTDEEPGSPESRNLIPGLLEGCDQAFVLEPSEPDGTAVVRRKGVAIFDVAVTGRAAHAGQEPERGISANRELCALVLEAEALASKETGTTVNAGIIAGGTAAYVIPEHASCKLDVRVPDVSEQRRIEQRLAEICAVRREPGTDIRLTGGFHRPPMAPRDGTQRLLDAYQRAGEVAGQAITFDLSGAASDGNTIAGCGVPVIDGLGGIGGRAHSSEEYLELESLFDRTLLLAHAIEQLALVPRT; via the coding sequence ATGCCCAACCGACGGAAGGCAGTGCCGGTGAACACCACACGCTCCCGAGTCGATGCCCTGCGCGACTTCGTCGCCGACCGTCGAGAGGAGATGGTCGACCTCCTCCGCACCCTCGTCGACATCGAGAGTCCGACCGACCATCCCAAGGGGACGACCGAGGTCGCCACCCTGCTGGGCGAGCGGCTGGCGGACCTGTCCTTCGACGTCCGCCGGCTGCCCTCGGAACGGTACGGCGAGCATCTCGTCGCGGACGGCGGCGACGCCGACGGGAGCCGGCTGTTCGCCGTCGGACACGTTGACACCGTGTTCCCACTCGGCACCGGTTGGGGCTTCAGCATCGACGGTCCCCGTGCGTACGGGCCTGGTGTCATCGACATGAAGTCGGGCGACGTCGCGCTCGTCTACGCCCTGCGGGCGTTGCACGAGACCGGTGGGATCCCGTTGCCGGTGCGGATGTTCTACAACACCGACGAGGAGCCCGGGTCGCCCGAGTCACGGAACCTGATACCCGGCCTGCTCGAGGGATGCGACCAGGCGTTCGTGCTCGAGCCGTCGGAGCCGGACGGCACCGCCGTCGTGCGACGCAAGGGCGTCGCCATCTTCGACGTCGCCGTCACCGGCAGGGCCGCGCACGCCGGCCAGGAACCGGAGCGCGGCATCTCCGCGAACCGCGAGCTCTGCGCCCTGGTGCTCGAGGCCGAGGCGCTGGCGTCGAAGGAGACCGGCACGACCGTCAACGCCGGGATCATCGCGGGCGGCACGGCGGCGTACGTCATCCCGGAGCACGCCTCCTGCAAGCTCGACGTCAGGGTTCCCGACGTGTCCGAGCAGCGACGCATCGAGCAGAGGCTCGCCGAGATCTGTGCGGTCCGCCGGGAGCCCGGCACGGACATCAGGCTCACCGGCGGATTCCACCGTCCGCCGATGGCGCCTCGGGACGGCACCCAACGACTCCTCGACGCCTACCAACGTGCGGGAGAGGTCGCCGGGCAGGCCATCACGTTCGACCTGTCGGGTGCGGCGTCCGACGGCAACACCATCGCCGGCTGCGGGGTGCCGGTGATCGACGGACTGGGTGGCATCGGGGGCCGGGCTCACTCGTCCGAGGAGTACCTGGAGTTGGAGAGCCTCTTCGACCGCACGCTCCTCCTCGCCCATGCGATCGAGCAGCTCGCGCTCGTGCCACGTACGTGA
- a CDS encoding TIGR03560 family F420-dependent LLM class oxidoreductase, translating into MDLRIFIEPQQGATYDDQLRVAKATEELGFDAFFRSDHYLHMGGVDPLPGPTDSWVTLAGLARETERIRLGTLVTSATFRHPGPLAIAVAQVDQMSGGRVELGLGAGWFAAEHQAYAIPFPDIRERFDRLEEQLAIVLGLWDNPTGETFGYRGTHHEVSGSPGLPKPTQRPHPPVIIGGSGRTRTPALAASYADEFNANFMTVERTQQQYARVHQACEAIDRDPSTLIYSVALPVFAGKDDATVTRRLEFAGRDRADAAVTGLVGTGAEIVDRIGAYAGAGASRVYLQVLDLADHDHLEYLAAEVLAQV; encoded by the coding sequence ATGGATCTTCGCATCTTCATCGAGCCGCAGCAGGGCGCCACTTACGACGACCAGCTCCGGGTCGCCAAGGCGACCGAGGAGCTCGGGTTCGACGCGTTCTTCCGGTCCGACCACTACCTGCACATGGGGGGCGTCGACCCGCTGCCCGGGCCTACCGACTCGTGGGTCACGCTCGCGGGCCTCGCCAGGGAGACCGAGCGGATCAGGCTCGGCACCCTGGTCACCTCGGCGACGTTCCGGCACCCGGGACCGCTCGCCATCGCGGTGGCGCAGGTCGACCAGATGAGCGGCGGGCGCGTCGAGCTGGGGCTCGGCGCCGGCTGGTTCGCGGCGGAGCACCAGGCGTACGCGATCCCGTTCCCCGACATCCGGGAGCGGTTCGACCGGCTGGAGGAGCAGCTCGCGATCGTGCTGGGACTGTGGGACAACCCGACCGGTGAGACCTTCGGCTATCGCGGCACGCACCACGAGGTCAGCGGGTCACCCGGGCTGCCCAAGCCGACCCAGCGACCGCATCCGCCGGTGATCATCGGCGGGAGCGGCAGGACCCGGACACCGGCGCTCGCGGCGTCGTACGCCGACGAGTTCAACGCGAACTTCATGACGGTCGAGCGCACGCAGCAGCAGTACGCGCGCGTGCACCAGGCGTGCGAGGCGATCGACCGCGATCCGTCGACGCTCATCTACTCGGTCGCGCTGCCGGTCTTCGCCGGCAAGGACGACGCGACGGTGACCCGCCGCCTGGAGTTCGCCGGACGCGACCGCGCCGATGCGGCTGTCACCGGGCTCGTCGGTACGGGAGCCGAGATCGTCGACCGGATCGGCGCCTACGCCGGCGCGGGCGCCTCGCGCGTCTACCTCCAGGTGCTCGACCTGGCCGACCACGACCACCTGGAGTACCTGGCCGCCGAGGTGCTCGCACAGGTCTGA
- a CDS encoding putative hydro-lyase → MTVTAGARLSPEQVRTLEPAGLREAFRAGRWTEPTGGMAPGRLQANLVILPRDEALEFLIFCQRNPKPCPLVGVTEPGVLEAPDAPGSDLRTDLPRYRVFTDGVVRDEPTDITAWWRPDLVGMLLGCSVTFEDALVSAGVPVRHLEAGQTCPMYVTSRRCVPVGRFHGPLVVTMRSIPAALVPLAVEVTARLPEAHGAPVQVGDPAQLGIDLDRPDFGDPPIVRPGDVPVFWACGVTPQLVCERSRPSLMVTHYPGCMFITDRRADT, encoded by the coding sequence ATGACCGTCACCGCTGGCGCACGCCTCAGTCCCGAGCAGGTCAGGACGCTCGAGCCTGCGGGGCTGCGCGAGGCGTTCCGCGCCGGCCGCTGGACGGAGCCGACGGGTGGGATGGCGCCCGGGCGGCTGCAGGCCAACCTGGTGATCCTGCCCCGCGACGAGGCGCTGGAGTTCCTCATCTTCTGCCAGCGCAACCCGAAGCCGTGTCCGCTGGTCGGGGTGACGGAACCCGGTGTGCTCGAGGCGCCGGACGCACCGGGCTCGGACCTGCGCACCGACCTGCCGCGCTACCGCGTGTTCACCGACGGCGTCGTCCGCGACGAACCGACCGACATCACGGCCTGGTGGCGCCCCGACCTCGTCGGCATGCTGCTCGGCTGCTCCGTGACCTTCGAGGACGCGCTCGTCAGTGCGGGCGTGCCGGTACGCCATCTCGAGGCGGGGCAGACCTGCCCGATGTACGTGACCTCGCGCCGGTGCGTACCCGTGGGCAGGTTCCACGGCCCGCTCGTGGTCACCATGCGGAGCATCCCGGCCGCGCTGGTCCCGCTCGCCGTCGAGGTCACCGCCCGGCTGCCGGAGGCACACGGCGCACCCGTCCAGGTCGGTGACCCGGCGCAGCTCGGGATCGATCTCGACCGGCCCGACTTCGGCGACCCGCCGATCGTGCGTCCAGGCGACGTCCCGGTGTTCTGGGCCTGCGGGGTCACGCCGCAACTCGTCTGCGAACGGTCACGGCCCAGCCTGATGGTGACGCACTACCCGGGTTGCATGTTCATCACCGACCGACGGGCGGACACGTGA
- a CDS encoding FCD domain-containing protein, whose protein sequence is MSVIGGFRYWIKSCRLPAMTPSDLPFSAGESAGARAFQTKAEFAYQRLRELVLTGELAPGARLDQDQLAESLAVSRMPLRQALLKLESDGLIQLRPHHSAIVAPLSHNAIEELYAMRRALEGMLAAAGGDKLDDRAFATLDALLGYMAAATVAADWRRFVTLDRAFHRTIYEGSGYSRAVAEVERLRDASDRYILAFASYRDGASSSLSEHDAILNACRRRDAEEVRALTDAHIARGATVMLQLADEGATVGADGAAAQTDGDLTRDDSA, encoded by the coding sequence ATGTCCGTCATAGGCGGGTTCAGATATTGGATCAAGTCTTGTAGGCTGCCGGCCATGACCCCGTCCGATCTCCCCTTCTCCGCAGGCGAGTCCGCCGGTGCGCGGGCCTTCCAGACGAAGGCGGAGTTCGCCTACCAGCGGCTCCGCGAGCTCGTCCTGACCGGCGAGCTGGCTCCCGGAGCCCGGCTCGACCAGGACCAGCTCGCCGAGTCGCTCGCGGTGAGCCGGATGCCGCTGCGCCAGGCGCTGCTCAAGCTCGAGAGCGACGGGCTCATCCAGCTGCGCCCGCACCACTCCGCGATCGTCGCGCCCCTCTCGCACAACGCGATCGAGGAGCTCTACGCGATGCGCCGCGCGCTGGAGGGCATGCTCGCGGCCGCGGGCGGCGACAAGCTCGACGACCGGGCGTTCGCGACGCTCGACGCCCTCCTCGGCTACATGGCCGCGGCCACCGTCGCCGCCGACTGGCGGCGGTTCGTGACACTCGACCGCGCGTTCCACCGCACGATCTACGAGGGGTCCGGCTACAGCAGGGCCGTCGCCGAGGTCGAGCGACTGCGCGACGCGTCCGACCGCTACATCCTCGCGTTCGCCTCGTACCGCGACGGCGCGTCGAGCTCGCTGAGCGAGCACGACGCCATCCTGAACGCCTGCCGCCGCCGCGACGCCGAGGAGGTGCGCGCCCTGACCGACGCGCACATCGCCCGCGGGGCGACGGTGATGTTGCAGCTCGCCGACGAGGGCGCGACCGTGGGCGCCGACGGCGCAGCCGCACAGACCGACGGCGACCTGACACGTGACGACAGCGCCTGA
- a CDS encoding DUF4392 domain-containing protein, translating to MSTTITHFAGQPVGDATFENLDHLLQLEMRPYGLTQGVIPHLYRLARPSGAAALSRQAAAEILYRPGVRVAIFTGLFIPDYMPHGETDGPLGAVVLARALNRLGYTTTIVTEPEITGVVRGVAQVIGEDDIDVLDSSSHETEEEALAFASGVSLGIAIEKLGVNSRGVRHTVGGNAVVTGDPWAETCIEAIRRQGGYTVGIGDNGNEIGFGGIAPLIRSLVPRGETCRCGCGDGIVTAQGTDLVVPCAVSNYGGYAITAALACLAERPDLLVTGDEVERMLRRALDLGCVNGGLEEDGFVGDDGVPLDAAIAYVTLIATVARQYFVRVGDHH from the coding sequence GTGAGCACGACCATCACCCATTTCGCCGGTCAGCCGGTCGGCGACGCCACGTTCGAGAACCTCGACCACCTGCTCCAGCTCGAGATGCGACCGTACGGCCTCACCCAGGGCGTCATCCCCCACCTCTACCGACTCGCCCGCCCCAGCGGAGCCGCCGCCCTGTCCAGGCAGGCGGCGGCCGAGATCCTGTACCGCCCCGGGGTGCGTGTCGCGATCTTCACCGGGCTGTTCATCCCCGACTACATGCCGCACGGTGAGACCGACGGGCCGCTCGGAGCCGTGGTGCTCGCCCGCGCGCTGAACCGCCTCGGCTACACCACGACCATCGTCACCGAGCCGGAGATCACCGGGGTCGTGCGCGGAGTCGCGCAGGTGATCGGTGAGGACGACATCGACGTGCTCGACTCGTCGAGTCACGAGACCGAGGAGGAAGCGCTCGCGTTCGCGAGCGGAGTCTCCCTCGGGATCGCGATCGAGAAGCTCGGCGTGAACAGCAGGGGCGTACGCCATACGGTCGGCGGCAACGCCGTCGTCACCGGCGACCCGTGGGCCGAGACCTGCATCGAGGCGATCCGCCGGCAGGGCGGCTACACCGTCGGCATCGGCGACAACGGCAACGAGATCGGCTTCGGCGGCATCGCTCCGCTGATCCGGTCGCTCGTCCCTCGTGGCGAGACGTGCCGGTGCGGGTGTGGTGACGGCATCGTCACGGCGCAGGGCACGGACCTCGTCGTCCCGTGTGCCGTGTCCAACTACGGCGGTTACGCGATCACCGCCGCTCTCGCCTGCCTCGCCGAGCGGCCCGACCTGCTCGTCACCGGGGACGAGGTCGAGCGCATGCTGCGCCGCGCCCTCGACCTCGGCTGCGTCAACGGAGGACTCGAGGAGGACGGCTTCGTCGGCGACGACGGCGTACCTCTCGACGCCGCGATCGCATACGTGACCCTGATCGCGACGGTCGCCAGGCAGTACTTCGTCCGCGTCGGCGACCACCACTGA
- a CDS encoding ATP-binding cassette domain-containing protein: protein MSRKLPVASGRDVRAYVRSLARRHPRALAGTVALHGLAAVSGLAGPYLLGRLVQGVVDGTSTTRVDMFALVLASFLLVQTVLTRMARFASLAFGERVMAELREDFVSSALSLPLGTVESAGTGDLTTRSSRDVESLARSVRYAVPETAIAIVTVVFTLGALVFVGLLVALPCVLGVPILWASTRWYLRRAPAGYLREDAAYAEINASLAETVEGARTVEALRLRQRRIDRTDDDIRESYNAERYTLFLRTVWFPTVEVAYILPVVATLVLGGVLYAYDLATIAQVTTATLYVQQLVDPVDRLISWLDEFQVGAASLARLLGVRVVPDDREETGRQPAGDHLVATDVRFSYTPGREVLHGIDLDVRTGERLAVVGPSGAGKSTLGRLLAGIHPPGDGAVTMGGVGLTELPLDDLRRRVALVTQEHHVFVGSVRDNLVMAIPDASDASDAAVRRALDAVDAMDWVDALPDGLDTAVGSGGRVLTPAQAQQLALARLVLADPHTLVLDEATSLIDPRAARHLERSLGAVLDGRTVVAIAHRLQTAHDADRVAVVEDGRLSELGSHDELVAAGGPYAALWRSWHGDDTS from the coding sequence GTGAGCAGGAAGCTGCCCGTCGCGAGCGGCAGGGACGTGCGCGCGTACGTCCGGTCGCTGGCGCGCCGGCATCCGCGCGCGCTCGCCGGCACCGTTGCGCTGCACGGCCTCGCCGCCGTCAGCGGACTCGCCGGTCCCTATCTCCTCGGCCGGCTGGTCCAGGGCGTCGTCGACGGCACGTCGACGACGCGGGTCGACATGTTCGCCCTGGTGCTCGCGTCGTTCCTGCTGGTGCAGACCGTCCTCACCCGGATGGCGCGGTTCGCGTCGCTCGCGTTCGGCGAGCGGGTGATGGCCGAGCTGCGCGAGGACTTCGTGTCGAGCGCGCTGTCGCTGCCGCTCGGCACGGTGGAGAGCGCGGGCACCGGTGACCTCACCACCCGTTCGTCGCGTGACGTCGAGTCGCTCGCGCGCAGCGTCAGGTACGCCGTGCCGGAGACCGCGATCGCGATCGTCACGGTCGTGTTCACCCTCGGCGCGCTGGTATTCGTCGGCCTGCTCGTGGCGCTGCCGTGCGTGCTCGGCGTACCGATCCTGTGGGCGAGCACGCGGTGGTACCTGCGTCGTGCGCCCGCCGGCTACCTGCGTGAGGACGCCGCGTACGCAGAGATCAACGCGAGCCTCGCCGAGACGGTCGAGGGTGCGCGCACCGTCGAGGCACTGCGGCTGCGGCAGCGGCGCATCGACCGCACCGACGACGACATCCGTGAGTCGTACAATGCCGAGCGCTACACGCTGTTCCTGCGCACGGTGTGGTTCCCGACCGTGGAGGTCGCGTACATCCTCCCCGTCGTCGCCACGCTGGTGCTCGGCGGCGTGCTGTACGCGTACGACCTGGCCACGATCGCGCAGGTCACGACGGCCACGCTGTACGTGCAGCAGCTCGTCGACCCGGTCGACCGGCTGATCTCCTGGCTCGACGAGTTCCAGGTCGGCGCGGCCTCGCTCGCCCGGTTGCTCGGTGTGCGGGTCGTGCCCGACGACCGCGAGGAGACGGGTCGGCAGCCGGCGGGCGACCACCTGGTGGCCACGGACGTGCGGTTCTCGTACACGCCGGGACGCGAGGTGCTGCACGGCATCGACCTCGACGTCCGTACCGGCGAGCGCCTCGCGGTGGTCGGGCCGAGCGGCGCGGGCAAGTCCACCCTCGGACGCCTGCTCGCCGGCATCCACCCGCCGGGCGACGGCGCGGTGACCATGGGTGGCGTCGGGCTCACCGAGCTGCCGCTCGACGACCTGCGCAGGCGCGTGGCCCTGGTGACCCAGGAGCACCACGTGTTCGTCGGGTCGGTACGCGACAACCTCGTGATGGCGATCCCCGACGCGTCCGACGCGTCCGACGCCGCCGTCCGCCGGGCACTCGACGCGGTCGACGCGATGGACTGGGTCGACGCGCTGCCCGACGGTCTCGACACCGCGGTCGGCTCCGGCGGGCGCGTCCTCACCCCCGCGCAGGCGCAGCAGCTCGCGCTGGCGCGGCTGGTCCTCGCCGACCCGCACACGTTGGTGCTCGACGAGGCCACGTCGCTCATCGACCCGCGGGCGGCGCGGCACCTGGAGCGCTCGCTCGGCGCGGTGCTCGACGGCCGCACGGTCGTCGCGATCGCCCACCGGCTGCAGACCGCCCACGACGCCGACCGCGTCGCGGTCGTCGAGGACGGCCGGCTGTCCGAGCTGGGCAGCCACGACGAGCTCGTCGCCGCCGGCGGCCCGTACGCCGCGCTCTGGCGCTCCTGGCACGGCGACGACACGTCGTAG
- a CDS encoding ATP-binding cassette domain-containing protein, which produces MKTLPLPDPGHADVRSPARYLAWVGRKQLVTIAGGSAFGIVWMVAQAVMPAIIGRGVDDGVTGRDLGALLGWGAVLLLAGGVQAGAGIARHRFAVTNWLTAAYRTVQLVVRHATGLGATLPKRVATGEVVSVGATDIAYIGNAMEVTGRLAGAVVSFVVVAFILLGSSMVLGLVVLIGVPVLVVALGPILRPLHRRQAEQRELTGRLNTLAGDIVAGLRVVRGIGGEDTFNGRYHAASQRVRASGVRVARVHSVLDALQILLPGVFVVFVTWLGARFAVAGQISAGELVAFYGYAAFLVMPLTTATEAVHKVTRALVASRRVVDILRIEPEVHDTARQAPPPADSVLVDVASGVRIEAGLLTVVATAQPAEGAAIADRLGRYVDADVRWGEVPLADVAVDEVRRRIVVHDTESRLFTGRLRDELDPTGAAMGEDVLAALRTASAEDVLEALDGGVEAQVEERGRTFSGGQRQRLMLARVLVADPEVLVLVEPTSAVDAHTEARIAGRLGAARAGRTTVVVSSSPLVLDRADRVVLVEDGRVTHEGTHRGLLAESQHYRAVVTREETEEEEVTA; this is translated from the coding sequence ATGAAGACACTCCCCCTGCCGGATCCCGGCCATGCCGACGTGCGCTCACCCGCGCGGTACCTCGCGTGGGTGGGGCGGAAGCAGCTGGTCACGATCGCGGGCGGGTCGGCGTTCGGCATCGTCTGGATGGTCGCGCAGGCGGTCATGCCGGCGATCATCGGTCGCGGTGTCGACGACGGTGTCACCGGCCGCGACCTGGGGGCGTTGCTCGGCTGGGGGGCGGTACTGCTGCTCGCCGGCGGCGTGCAGGCGGGCGCCGGCATCGCGCGGCACCGCTTCGCCGTCACCAACTGGCTGACGGCGGCGTACCGCACCGTGCAGCTCGTCGTCCGGCATGCGACGGGTCTCGGCGCCACCCTGCCGAAGCGGGTCGCGACCGGGGAGGTCGTGAGCGTCGGCGCGACCGACATCGCCTACATCGGCAACGCGATGGAGGTGACCGGACGCCTCGCGGGAGCGGTGGTCTCGTTCGTGGTCGTCGCGTTTATCCTGCTGGGGTCTTCGATGGTGCTTGGTCTCGTCGTGCTGATCGGCGTCCCCGTGCTCGTCGTCGCGCTCGGCCCGATCCTGCGCCCGCTGCACCGCAGGCAGGCCGAGCAACGCGAGCTCACCGGCAGGCTCAACACCCTGGCGGGCGACATCGTCGCCGGGCTGCGCGTCGTCCGCGGCATCGGCGGCGAGGACACGTTCAACGGGCGCTACCACGCCGCGTCCCAGCGGGTACGCGCGTCGGGTGTCCGGGTCGCGCGGGTGCACTCGGTGCTCGACGCGCTGCAGATCCTGCTGCCCGGCGTGTTCGTCGTGTTCGTCACCTGGCTCGGCGCCAGGTTCGCGGTCGCCGGGCAGATCTCCGCGGGTGAGCTCGTCGCGTTCTACGGGTACGCGGCGTTCCTCGTCATGCCGCTCACGACGGCGACGGAGGCGGTGCACAAGGTCACCCGTGCGCTCGTGGCGTCCCGCCGTGTCGTCGACATCCTGCGGATCGAGCCCGAGGTGCACGACACGGCGCGGCAGGCGCCGCCGCCCGCCGACTCGGTGCTCGTCGACGTCGCGTCGGGCGTGCGGATCGAGGCGGGGCTGCTCACGGTCGTCGCGACGGCGCAGCCGGCCGAGGGCGCGGCGATCGCCGACCGGCTCGGCCGGTACGTCGACGCCGACGTGCGCTGGGGCGAGGTGCCCCTCGCCGACGTGGCGGTCGACGAGGTGCGGCGGCGCATCGTCGTCCACGACACGGAGAGCCGGTTGTTCACCGGTCGGCTGCGTGACGAGCTCGACCCGACCGGCGCGGCGATGGGCGAGGACGTGCTCGCGGCGCTGCGGACGGCGTCCGCCGAGGACGTCCTCGAGGCCCTCGACGGTGGCGTCGAGGCGCAGGTCGAGGAGCGCGGCCGGACGTTCTCCGGCGGGCAGCGGCAGCGGCTGATGCTCGCGCGGGTGCTGGTCGCCGACCCCGAGGTGCTGGTGCTCGTGGAGCCGACGTCGGCGGTCGACGCCCACACCGAGGCGCGGATCGCCGGACGTCTCGGTGCGGCGCGCGCCGGACGTACGACGGTGGTCGTGTCGTCCAGCCCGCTGGTGCTCGACCGCGCCGACCGGGTCGTCCTCGTCGAGGACGGCCGCGTGACGCACGAGGGCACCCACCGCGGGCTGCTCGCGGAGTCGCAGCACTACCGCGCCGTGGTGACGCGGGAGGAGACCGAGGAAGAGGAGGTGACGGCGTGA